One Ignavibacterium sp. DNA segment encodes these proteins:
- the mraY gene encoding phospho-N-acetylmuramoyl-pentapeptide-transferase yields MLYYLFEYINKTFNPPGFDIFRFLTFRSALAAITGLFLAFYLGPKIIKRLQAHQIGEAKKADGPNFHWSKVGTPTMGGMIIILSVVIPVLLWGDLKSIYIILILAGTIWLSLVGFLDDYLKVIKKLPNGLIARYKLLGQVFIGLVVGSVIYFSPEFNGYSTLTTVPFLKNVNLDFSYLYIPLVVFIITATSNAVNLTDGLDGLATGVIVIIMIALALLSYFSGNLIFANYLNIIYLPGSGELTIFIAALVGAGLGFLWFNSYPAQVFMGDTGSLALGGAFGIIAVLIKKELFIPILGGIFFMETLSVIIQRLYFKYTKKKYGEGKRVFKMAPIHHHFEMVGWAEPKIVVRAYIIGIILAIITLASFKIR; encoded by the coding sequence ATGCTTTATTATTTATTTGAATACATAAATAAAACTTTCAATCCTCCGGGATTTGATATTTTCAGATTCTTAACATTCAGATCTGCACTTGCAGCGATAACAGGATTGTTCCTGGCATTTTATCTGGGTCCCAAGATAATTAAAAGATTACAGGCTCATCAAATCGGTGAGGCTAAAAAAGCAGATGGTCCGAATTTTCACTGGTCAAAAGTTGGAACACCTACTATGGGAGGAATGATCATCATATTATCTGTGGTTATTCCGGTTTTACTCTGGGGAGATTTGAAAAGCATTTATATTATTTTAATTCTTGCCGGAACTATCTGGCTTAGTCTGGTGGGTTTTTTGGATGATTATTTAAAAGTAATTAAGAAACTTCCAAATGGATTAATTGCTCGTTATAAATTATTAGGACAGGTTTTTATTGGATTAGTTGTTGGATCGGTAATTTATTTTTCACCTGAGTTTAATGGATATAGTACTTTAACAACAGTACCATTTCTAAAAAATGTTAATCTGGATTTTTCATATCTGTACATCCCGTTGGTTGTGTTTATAATAACTGCAACTTCAAACGCAGTTAATCTAACCGACGGATTAGATGGACTGGCAACAGGAGTAATTGTAATTATAATGATTGCCCTTGCTTTGCTTTCTTACTTCAGCGGTAACCTAATCTTTGCAAACTATCTGAATATAATTTATTTGCCGGGCTCAGGCGAATTAACAATTTTTATTGCCGCACTTGTTGGTGCAGGATTGGGATTTCTTTGGTTCAACTCGTATCCGGCGCAAGTATTTATGGGTGATACAGGATCGCTTGCATTAGGCGGAGCTTTTGGAATTATTGCTGTGCTGATTAAGAAAGAATTGTTTATCCCAATTCTTGGCGGAATCTTTTTTATGGAAACTCTATCGGTTATCATTCAAAGACTTTACTTTAAATACACAAAGAAAAAGTACGGCGAAGGAAAAAGAGTTTTTAAAATGGCTCCGATTCACCATCACTTCGAGATGGTTGGATGGGCTGAACCAAAAATTGTTGTTCGTGCTTATATAATAGGAATAATACTTGCAATCATAACTTTGGCTTCATTTAAGATAAGATGA
- the murC gene encoding UDP-N-acetylmuramate--L-alanine ligase yields the protein MFKNIKKIHFVGIGGIGMSGIAEILFYQGFKISGSDKSLSEVTDRLQKIGITVYEGHSAENLKDADVLVYSSAVSFDNPEIKAAIAKKIPVIKRSEMLAETMRVKYGIGIAGTHGKTTTTSMVGLTLTDGGIDPTIIVGGKLSSLGGTNARLGKGEFIVVEADEFDRTFLKLTPVIAALTTLESEHLDTYKDLDDIKGAFTEFANKVPFYGFVTLCIDEPALREIMPKINKKIITYGLNTEADVRAVNITHSGFTSSFKVEYFGKELGEITLKIPGKHNIKNSLVAVVIANELSVDFKIIKSSLESFSGVFRRFEVKYNKEILVIDDYAHHPTETEATLKAVRDGWNRRLIAVFQPHLYSRTKDFYQEFGKAFLNSDVFICTDIYPARELPIEGVTGDLIATSAKELGHKNVHYVADKKEIPGFLNQIKKDGDIIITMGAGDIWKYGEQLIAMLN from the coding sequence ATGTTTAAGAATATTAAAAAAATTCACTTCGTTGGAATAGGCGGAATAGGTATGAGCGGAATTGCAGAGATTCTGTTCTATCAGGGTTTTAAAATTTCGGGCTCAGATAAATCTTTAAGTGAAGTTACAGATAGACTGCAAAAAATTGGAATCACTGTTTATGAAGGACATTCAGCTGAAAATCTGAAAGATGCTGATGTATTGGTTTATTCTTCTGCTGTTTCATTTGATAATCCGGAAATCAAAGCAGCAATCGCAAAAAAAATTCCGGTAATTAAAAGATCTGAAATGCTTGCTGAGACAATGAGAGTGAAATATGGAATCGGTATTGCAGGAACACATGGTAAAACTACAACAACTTCAATGGTAGGTTTAACATTAACTGATGGTGGAATTGATCCTACAATTATTGTTGGAGGAAAACTCAGCAGTCTGGGCGGAACGAATGCGAGATTAGGGAAGGGAGAATTTATTGTTGTTGAAGCTGATGAATTTGACAGAACATTTTTAAAACTTACTCCAGTTATTGCTGCACTTACAACTTTGGAAAGTGAACATCTTGATACTTATAAAGATCTGGATGATATAAAGGGAGCGTTTACTGAATTTGCAAATAAAGTTCCGTTTTACGGATTTGTTACTCTTTGTATTGATGAACCAGCGCTTAGAGAAATAATGCCGAAAATTAACAAGAAAATAATTACCTATGGATTAAATACCGAAGCAGATGTTCGTGCTGTTAATATAACTCATAGCGGGTTTACAAGTTCATTCAAAGTAGAATATTTTGGAAAGGAACTTGGTGAGATAACATTGAAAATTCCTGGTAAACATAATATTAAAAATTCACTTGTGGCAGTTGTAATTGCAAATGAACTTAGTGTTGATTTTAAAATTATTAAATCATCTTTAGAATCTTTCTCAGGCGTTTTCAGAAGATTTGAAGTTAAATATAATAAGGAAATTCTGGTTATTGATGATTATGCACATCATCCAACTGAAACAGAAGCAACGTTAAAAGCCGTAAGAGATGGATGGAACAGAAGGTTAATAGCTGTTTTTCAGCCGCATCTTTATTCACGTACAAAAGATTTTTATCAGGAGTTTGGTAAAGCATTTCTTAATTCAGATGTTTTTATTTGTACAGATATTTATCCGGCAAGAGAATTACCGATAGAAGGAGTAACTGGTGATTTAATCGCAACATCAGCAAAGGAGTTAGGTCATAAAAACGTTCATTATGTTGCTGATAAAAAAGAAATACCTGGATTTTTAAATCAAATTAAAAAAGATGGTGATATAATAATTACAATGGGTGCCGGTGATATCTGGAAGTACGGAGAGCAGTTAATAGCAATGCTCAATTAA
- the murG gene encoding undecaprenyldiphospho-muramoylpentapeptide beta-N-acetylglucosaminyltransferase yields the protein MKSTTPYRFLFAGGGTGGHLYPAIAVANEIKRIKPESEIIFVGTKSKIEGKVVPKLGYGFKSIWIKGFSRKFNFENLIFPLKLFVSLIQSVVISFRFKPKVAIGSGGYVAGPAIWGASVLGAKIILMESNSYPGITTRLLERYADELHVAFEDSIKYLRKPEKVKVTGNPVRTELGLTKKEEAKKYFGLDENKKTILVLGGSLGAASINEAIAGCVEELEKKSLQVIWQTGKNYYHNYKNINFSSVKILDFIEDMDKAYSACDVLVARAGATTIAELTVLGIASILIPSPHVAENHQYYNAKSLEDNDAAVLIQDSDVKNILHNKIIEIAGDEKQLKNLSENAKKLSRPEAANIIAKSAINYVLSV from the coding sequence ATGAAAAGTACAACTCCATATAGATTTTTATTTGCCGGAGGAGGTACTGGCGGACATCTATATCCTGCAATTGCTGTTGCGAATGAGATTAAAAGAATTAAACCAGAATCAGAAATAATTTTTGTGGGTACGAAATCAAAAATTGAAGGAAAAGTTGTTCCGAAGTTAGGATATGGTTTTAAATCGATATGGATAAAAGGATTTTCCCGAAAATTTAATTTTGAGAATTTAATATTCCCGCTAAAACTTTTTGTCTCGCTGATTCAGTCGGTAGTTATTTCTTTCAGGTTTAAACCAAAGGTTGCAATTGGTTCGGGCGGTTACGTTGCCGGTCCAGCTATCTGGGGCGCATCAGTACTTGGTGCAAAAATTATTTTAATGGAATCAAATAGTTATCCAGGAATTACAACAAGACTTTTGGAAAGATATGCAGATGAATTGCATGTTGCTTTTGAAGATTCGATAAAATATTTGCGAAAACCAGAGAAGGTTAAAGTAACAGGTAATCCTGTAAGAACAGAACTCGGTTTAACTAAGAAGGAAGAAGCAAAAAAATATTTTGGACTGGATGAAAACAAGAAAACTATTCTTGTACTTGGAGGAAGTTTAGGTGCAGCGTCTATAAACGAAGCGATTGCTGGTTGTGTGGAAGAGTTAGAAAAAAAATCATTACAAGTAATCTGGCAGACAGGAAAGAATTATTATCATAACTATAAAAATATTAACTTTAGTTCCGTGAAAATTCTGGATTTTATTGAAGACATGGACAAAGCTTACTCAGCTTGCGATGTTTTGGTTGCCAGAGCTGGTGCAACAACAATAGCTGAGTTAACCGTGCTTGGAATTGCTTCAATATTAATCCCTTCGCCCCACGTCGCGGAGAATCACCAATATTATAATGCTAAGTCTCTTGAAGATAATGATGCTGCTGTGCTTATACAGGACTCTGATGTAAAAAATATATTACATAATAAGATTATTGAAATTGCAGGTGATGAAAAGCAGTTAAAAAATTTAAGTGAAAATGCAAAAAAGCTTTCCAGACCGGAAGCTGCAAACATAATTGCAAAGAGTGCAATTAATTATGTGTTAAGTGTATGA
- the ftsA gene encoding cell division protein FtsA: protein MEKDILVGLDLGTTKVCAVIAKKVPEQNRIDVLGFGIAPSEGLHKGLVANIGKTAEAIKTAMDIAANRAGFEVTTVNVGVAGEHITSMRHRNYVTINRAEKEIIKEDLDRLEADVRTISIPGDRQILHIIPEEFSIDHHAGIEDPIGMSGSRLEASNHVVLASIPAMENIRKSVERAGFQVQDYILQPIASSASVLEESEKDLGIALIDIGGGTTDIAIYHKKAIKHTRVIGVAGNQVTNDIRESLGVMTDEAERLKREYGYASENAIIKDEDILIKGVGARGNTKIPISLLTQIISLRMKELFTLVDNELRTAGFKSKIKAGIVLTGGGSLLRGVTELAEEVFGLPTRIGVPQELGAGLSNEIESPEFATVAGLIRGIPGGKSSEYKGLIKKQKDKSQGRFIMTLKKVRDFFNEL, encoded by the coding sequence ATGGAAAAAGATATTCTGGTTGGATTAGATCTTGGTACAACAAAAGTTTGCGCAGTAATTGCAAAAAAAGTTCCTGAACAAAACAGAATTGATGTACTTGGATTTGGTATTGCTCCTTCTGAAGGATTGCATAAAGGATTGGTTGCCAATATTGGTAAAACCGCTGAGGCAATTAAAACAGCTATGGATATTGCTGCTAACAGAGCTGGGTTTGAAGTTACAACTGTAAATGTTGGTGTTGCTGGCGAACATATTACAAGTATGCGCCATAGAAATTATGTAACAATCAATCGTGCAGAAAAAGAAATTATAAAGGAAGATCTTGATAGATTGGAAGCTGATGTCAGAACAATCAGCATTCCGGGTGATAGGCAAATTCTTCATATTATTCCCGAAGAGTTTTCAATTGATCATCATGCTGGAATTGAAGATCCGATTGGTATGTCAGGTTCAAGATTAGAAGCAAGCAATCATGTTGTACTTGCATCAATTCCGGCAATGGAAAATATAAGAAAGTCAGTTGAACGTGCCGGCTTTCAGGTTCAGGATTATATCCTACAGCCGATAGCTTCCAGTGCATCAGTGCTTGAAGAAAGCGAGAAAGATCTTGGAATTGCTTTGATTGATATCGGAGGCGGAACAACTGATATTGCGATCTATCATAAAAAAGCGATTAAACATACACGGGTAATTGGTGTTGCCGGTAATCAGGTTACAAATGATATACGTGAATCACTCGGTGTTATGACAGATGAAGCCGAGAGGTTAAAAAGAGAATATGGCTATGCAAGTGAAAATGCAATTATAAAAGATGAAGATATTTTAATTAAAGGTGTCGGTGCAAGAGGAAATACAAAAATTCCTATCAGCTTACTAACACAAATTATAAGTTTAAGAATGAAGGAATTATTTACTCTTGTAGATAATGAATTACGAACTGCAGGATTTAAATCAAAGATTAAAGCAGGAATTGTACTTACCGGTGGGGGATCATTATTAAGAGGCGTAACAGAATTAGCTGAGGAAGTTTTTGGACTGCCGACAAGAATTGGCGTCCCGCAGGAGCTTGGCGCCGGATTGTCAAATGAAATTGAAAGTCCGGAGTTTGCAACTGTTGCCGGATTGATAAGAGGAATACCTGGCGGCAAATCAAGTGAGTATAAAGGCTTGATTAAAAAACAGAAAGATAAATCGCAAGGGCGGTTTATTATGACACTTAAAAAAGTTAGAGATTTTTTTAACGAATTATAA
- a CDS encoding FtsW/RodA/SpoVE family cell cycle protein — protein sequence MKKLAVIVFFATLSLILIGLIIVMSASSTYSATKFNNSFYLFNQHLYKVLFGIAMLIAFSFIPYEWYRNVSKPAVISAALLLLITLIIAPQVKGSGRWLNLGFTTIQPADIAKLVLIIHLAFLLEKKKEYVTELKNGFLALLSWVFIFVVLIFFQPNVSNALLITVVSLTMIFVGGARLKHVLVSSLVLLASAGVFMMFLTHSRKRILSFIHSFGENGQLAHQVKQGIISLGSGGLFGIGIGGSRQSNLFLPESYGDFILAILGEETGFVGVIVVLFLYLTLFTAGILIAKKTKDRFGQMLAFGISYSIIIYAFANTAVATGVVPTTGFPLPFISYGGTSVVFLCISIGILINIAINNYLLEKNKLKSTDTNSYNKTTLAVEEIR from the coding sequence ATGAAAAAATTAGCTGTCATAGTATTTTTCGCAACTCTTAGTCTTATCCTGATCGGGTTGATAATAGTTATGAGTGCAAGCAGTACTTATAGTGCAACTAAGTTTAACAACTCATTTTATTTATTTAATCAGCATCTTTATAAAGTTTTGTTTGGCATAGCTATGTTGATTGCATTTAGTTTTATTCCATACGAGTGGTATAGAAATGTAAGTAAACCAGCAGTTATATCAGCAGCTTTACTTCTTTTAATTACACTCATTATAGCTCCACAGGTAAAAGGTTCTGGGCGCTGGCTTAATCTTGGATTTACAACAATTCAGCCGGCAGATATTGCAAAGCTGGTACTTATAATTCATTTGGCTTTTTTACTAGAAAAAAAGAAAGAATATGTAACAGAATTAAAAAATGGTTTTTTGGCTTTGCTTAGTTGGGTGTTCATCTTTGTTGTATTAATATTTTTTCAACCAAATGTCAGTAATGCTTTATTAATTACAGTAGTGTCATTAACTATGATATTTGTGGGCGGTGCAAGGTTAAAACATGTTTTGGTTTCTTCTCTTGTGTTATTAGCCAGTGCGGGAGTCTTTATGATGTTTTTAACGCACTCAAGAAAAAGAATTTTAAGTTTTATTCATTCGTTTGGAGAAAACGGACAATTAGCTCATCAGGTCAAACAAGGAATTATTAGTCTTGGCAGCGGCGGTTTATTTGGTATAGGAATCGGCGGAAGCAGACAAAGTAATCTATTTTTACCAGAATCTTATGGCGATTTTATTCTTGCAATTCTTGGTGAAGAAACTGGATTTGTTGGTGTAATAGTAGTTTTGTTTTTATATCTGACATTATTTACTGCGGGTATTTTAATAGCGAAAAAAACAAAGGACAGGTTTGGTCAGATGCTGGCTTTTGGAATATCATATTCAATAATTATTTATGCTTTTGCTAATACAGCAGTTGCAACCGGAGTAGTGCCGACAACTGGATTTCCGCTGCCATTTATAAGTTATGGCGGTACTTCAGTTGTTTTTTTGTGTATCTCAATTGGAATCCTGATTAATATAGCTATTAACAATTACTTGCTGGAAAAAAACAAACTCAAATCAACAGATACTAATTCGTATAACAAAACAACTTTAGCAGTTGAGGAAATAAGATAA
- a CDS encoding cell division protein FtsQ/DivIB, which translates to MKKDFGKLLSVILLSAIVVLTTYLSLVTYSKKGKEDIKMINIFGNKLLNKDIYMRFANIDQISVNDNINLNIIKKRIEEHPYIAKAEVKSDGRGNVDVRIKEKDIYAILLTKAEPFFVTSDFELLKIMEHTTYSDIPVISNFRLSEKPVPQKLYKTEDIIEAFKIIDAAKITDTDLAKRISEINLKNGGDVVLTFSGVNYPVVFGRGSESKKMIYLSLVWERINNLKGAYQNTEYIDLRFNNEAYIGSRENTGLI; encoded by the coding sequence ATGAAAAAAGATTTTGGAAAATTATTAAGTGTTATTCTTTTATCGGCGATCGTTGTTTTAACAACTTATTTATCTCTTGTTACCTACAGTAAAAAAGGAAAAGAGGATATAAAAATGATAAATATTTTCGGAAATAAATTACTGAACAAAGATATATATATGCGTTTTGCTAATATAGATCAGATATCAGTTAATGATAACATAAATCTAAACATTATTAAAAAAAGAATAGAAGAACATCCCTACATTGCAAAGGCTGAGGTAAAATCTGATGGACGCGGCAATGTTGATGTTAGGATTAAAGAAAAAGATATTTATGCAATACTGCTAACAAAAGCAGAACCGTTTTTTGTTACAAGTGATTTTGAATTGTTAAAGATAATGGAACATACAACCTATTCTGATATTCCTGTCATAAGTAATTTCAGATTATCAGAGAAACCTGTTCCGCAAAAATTGTACAAAACGGAAGATATTATTGAAGCATTTAAAATAATTGACGCAGCTAAAATTACTGATACAGACTTAGCAAAAAGAATATCGGAAATAAATCTGAAAAACGGCGGTGATGTTGTACTCACGTTTTCAGGAGTTAATTATCCTGTTGTTTTCGGAAGAGGAAGTGAATCAAAGAAGATGATTTATCTTAGTTTAGTCTGGGAAAGAATTAATAACTTAAAGGGTGCTTATCAGAATACTGAGTATATAGATTTAAGATTTAATAACGAAGCTTACATTGGAAGCAGAGAAAATACAGGTTTGATTTAA
- the ftsZ gene encoding cell division protein FtsZ: protein MSRFATIDREKPMSAVLKVVGVGGGGCNAIESMITRGLNGVEYIAVNTDAQVLRSSTANLKVQVGNSITRGLGAGADPNIGRKSAEEDRDQIADVLSGSDMVFITAGMGGGTGTGAAPVIASIAKSIGSLVVGIVTKPFKWEGKTRMINAEKGIQELRQHVDSLIVIPNERLLSILDKSSNVFAAFDKPNEVLYEATRGIADIITIEGLINVDFADVRAVMNSSGEALMGCGIASGENRAIEAAQKAISSPLLEGVNIKGAKSVLVNVTGSSNMTMQEVNEGNYVIYEAAGEEANVIFGIVKKEEMNDYISYTVIATGFDSARPAGFGKASSNKKSTNFISGKLQSGFVDLFNNNTPDTNVDANNLDVPTILRVNSPKASLDDDEQKNTPSGFTVENSRYSWAKEKNEKKNDSDNDDDSSSFLRMIMD from the coding sequence ATGTCGCGATTTGCAACCATCGATAGAGAAAAACCGATGTCAGCAGTTTTAAAAGTTGTTGGTGTTGGCGGTGGTGGCTGTAATGCCATCGAAAGTATGATAACACGCGGATTAAATGGTGTTGAATACATTGCTGTAAACACAGATGCTCAGGTATTAAGAAGCAGTACGGCAAACTTAAAAGTGCAGGTAGGTAATTCAATTACCAGAGGCTTGGGCGCTGGTGCTGATCCTAACATCGGAAGAAAATCTGCTGAGGAAGATCGCGACCAAATTGCAGATGTTTTATCAGGAAGTGATATGGTTTTTATAACTGCCGGTATGGGCGGTGGAACCGGAACCGGTGCTGCTCCGGTGATTGCTTCAATTGCTAAAAGTATCGGCTCTCTTGTAGTTGGTATTGTTACTAAACCTTTCAAATGGGAAGGTAAAACAAGAATGATAAATGCTGAAAAGGGAATTCAGGAATTGAGGCAGCATGTTGACAGCTTGATTGTAATTCCTAATGAAAGATTGTTAAGTATTCTTGATAAATCTTCTAATGTATTTGCTGCCTTTGATAAACCAAACGAAGTATTATATGAAGCAACTCGCGGAATAGCCGATATAATTACCATAGAAGGTTTGATTAATGTTGATTTTGCTGATGTGCGTGCTGTTATGAATTCAAGTGGAGAGGCTTTGATGGGATGCGGAATTGCAAGCGGTGAAAATCGTGCAATAGAAGCTGCACAAAAAGCTATCTCAAGTCCGCTGCTTGAAGGAGTTAATATTAAAGGCGCAAAAAGTGTACTTGTTAATGTTACCGGCTCAAGCAATATGACAATGCAGGAAGTTAATGAAGGTAATTATGTTATTTATGAAGCCGCTGGTGAAGAAGCTAATGTGATTTTCGGTATCGTTAAAAAAGAAGAAATGAACGATTACATTTCATATACAGTAATTGCAACGGGATTTGATAGTGCCAGACCGGCAGGTTTTGGAAAGGCTTCAAGCAACAAAAAATCTACTAATTTTATCTCAGGCAAGCTTCAGAGTGGTTTTGTTGATCTGTTTAACAATAATACTCCGGATACAAATGTTGATGCAAATAATCTTGATGTTCCAACAATTCTAAGAGTTAATAGCCCAAAGGCATCACTTGATGACGATGAACAA
- the murD gene encoding UDP-N-acetylmuramoyl-L-alanine--D-glutamate ligase, with the protein MIEIRNKKISIIGAVRSGIGAAKLSKQLGAVPFVSDSGSENKLKPSIEILKNERIDFEIEKHSDRVFNCDIMIVSPGVPSDSEVIKKARARNLKIISELEFASALCRGNIIGITGTNGKTTTTSLCGYLFNECDKKTYTAGNIGLAFSEVADKVNENEFVSLEISSFQLDLIENFKPKVAMILNITPDHLNRYENSVEKYAKSKLRIFENQNEDDFLILNKDSDLLNQYFTKAKSKIFFFSTKKKVTNGCYLENDEVKFLRNDVVEFSCKVSDINIKGEHNIQNAMAVIIAAKIFELNHEKILEALKSFKGVEHRLELVREIAGIKFINDSKATNVDSVEVALKSFDEPIFLILGGQDKGNDYSMIEDLVVKKVKKIYAIGSSAEKVFNYFHRKVKTEIKTDFNDVVNASLSEARSGDVVLLSPACASFDMFDNYEHRGKIFKEIVNSK; encoded by the coding sequence ATGATAGAAATCAGAAATAAAAAAATATCAATTATTGGTGCTGTAAGAAGTGGAATTGGCGCTGCTAAGTTATCAAAACAACTTGGTGCAGTTCCATTTGTAAGCGATTCCGGTTCAGAAAATAAATTAAAACCATCAATAGAAATTTTAAAAAACGAAAGAATTGATTTTGAAATTGAAAAACACTCTGATAGAGTATTTAATTGTGATATAATGATTGTTAGTCCGGGTGTACCTTCTGATTCAGAAGTTATTAAAAAAGCCAGGGCAAGAAATCTGAAAATTATAAGTGAACTTGAATTTGCTTCAGCATTATGCAGAGGAAATATAATAGGTATAACCGGAACTAACGGTAAAACTACTACAACAAGTTTATGCGGTTATCTTTTTAATGAATGTGATAAGAAAACTTATACTGCCGGTAATATCGGTTTAGCTTTTTCAGAAGTGGCTGATAAAGTTAATGAGAATGAATTTGTTTCTTTAGAGATATCAAGTTTTCAGCTTGATCTGATAGAGAACTTTAAACCAAAAGTTGCAATGATACTGAATATTACTCCAGATCATTTAAATAGATATGAAAACAGCGTTGAGAAATACGCAAAATCTAAATTGAGAATATTTGAGAATCAGAATGAAGATGATTTTCTGATCCTAAACAAAGACAGCGATTTGTTAAATCAGTATTTCACTAAAGCAAAAAGTAAGATTTTCTTTTTCTCAACTAAGAAAAAAGTTACTAACGGATGTTATCTAGAAAACGATGAGGTAAAATTTCTGAGAAATGATGTAGTTGAGTTTAGCTGCAAAGTCTCAGATATAAACATTAAAGGTGAACATAACATACAAAATGCAATGGCGGTTATAATTGCAGCTAAAATATTTGAACTTAATCATGAAAAAATCTTAGAAGCGTTAAAATCGTTTAAGGGTGTTGAGCACAGATTGGAATTAGTAAGAGAAATTGCAGGGATTAAATTTATAAATGATTCCAAAGCTACCAATGTCGATTCTGTTGAAGTTGCATTAAAGAGTTTTGATGAGCCGATATTTTTAATTCTTGGCGGGCAGGATAAAGGAAATGATTATTCAATGATTGAAGATCTTGTGGTAAAAAAAGTAAAAAAAATATATGCCATAGGTTCATCGGCAGAAAAAGTTTTTAATTACTTTCATCGCAAAGTTAAAACAGAAATAAAAACTGATTTTAACGATGTTGTTAATGCTTCTTTAAGCGAAGCACGAAGTGGGGATGTTGTTTTACTTTCTCCGGCTTGTGCAAGTTTTGATATGTTTGATAATTATGAACACCGCGGAAAAATTTTTAAGGAAATTGTAAATAGTAAATGA